The following DNA comes from Sediminitomix flava.
TTCTCTTCTCCAAAAAATGAGCACTAAAGTCTCAAACATCACCTACGTCTGATAAGTGTTTCTTTGCGAAGTTTCTGTTTATATTTTGTGTTTTCAGTCTTAGATAAATATTTCAATGGTATGACTAAAGCAATATTCCATTCTATTAATTTATCATTCCCATCTACACTCCCCAACTCAGAAACATTGTCTAAATAGTCTGTAAATGGATTTATGTATCTGAATTGTGTATCAATTCCAAAACCGTTCGGTAAAGTGTAAGACAGACCAATGCCAAGAGGTAAGGTAAATGCGTAACGACCGTATTCCTCTTCGTTTTCTGTTCTAGTCACTTCAACATCTCTTAATTTTATGTTTCTATCACGTAAAATCCGTCCATCACCGAGTTCTCTATAAATATCTCCTATCGGATCATATTTCATTCCACCGACACCAACACGAGCGTATGCTTTCAAGGATTTTGTGATAAACTTCTGATAACCCAAAAACAGTTCTGTACTTAATAAGGTAGTTCTTACATTCGTAAACCTCATCTCTGGACGCACATCCCCTGTAAGAGCATCGGAAGTTCCTGCGGCTATCTGACCATACCATAAGTTAATTCCCCAGTTTAAGTCTTTGTGAGCATTAAAATTCAGTTCGGCACGAGCTGCACCTTGCCAATCCGAAAAAGTTGGGCTAAGATCTCCTTTGTAACTAATTGCACTTCCTCCAATTTTCAAGGTTGTTTTAGCTCCTTGTCCGAAAGTCTGTGAGGATAATTGTATAGAAAATAAAATAAATAAGGTTATTACTAATCTCTTCATCATCTGTTGATTGGCAATATTTTTCATTCAGAATAAGATAAAAAAACGCTAGCGGCTTCTTATCCTAATTTAGTACGAAATATACATTGAAATAACGCATATATTTAGATGGTATTACAAAAAAGCATACCTCTATTAATAATTCATAAAGTGTTTTGCTTACAATTTTCCATTCTTTATATTGTCTTCATAAAACACTACATTTTTTTGAGACGATACAAAAATCGCAATCTCAGAATTTAATTTTTTAAGTTTCAATGATTGCACTTTATGAACATTCTAACACTACCCTCCATGAGTGAACAACATAATTACTTTCTGATCACATCCTTAAGAGGACAATGTATGTTAAAACTTGATCATAATATGAAAGGATTACAAAAAAGAGATGGTAAAATCTCTAATCCTAGAAATTATGCGCAAAATGTTTTATCTGATGCATCCGTTCAAAGAGACAAAAATGTCATGGTTTACATGACTAATGTTAATCCTAATGACAAATATGTTAAGGGTTGGCGATTTGATGTAGAACACGACCTTCTATATCCAATTTCGTCCTTTGAATGGCAAAGTATTTGGAACAATCATTCTTAAAAAAGTAAAGCGGCTGATGTATCTTACACCAGCCGCTTTATTTTTCTTTCTTGAGAGAAAATTACTTTTCTGTAGCTTCTCCTCCCTTAAACAGTGAATCGACAAAAGCTGCTTTATTAAAAGCTTGTAGGTGATCTACGCCTTCGCCCACACCAATATATTTTACAGGAATTTTAAACTCATCTGAAATTCCGATGACAACCCCACCTTTTGCTGTTCCATCAAGTTTAGTAATTGCCAAAGAAGTAACTTCTGTAGCTTTCGTAAACTCTCTCGCTTGGATTACTGCATTTTGCCCAGTACTTCCATCCAACACAAGCATTACCTCATGAGGTGCATCTGGAATTACTTTTGTCATCACACGACGAATCTTAGACAATTCGTTCATTAAGTTGACTTTTGTATGCAAACGACCTGCAGTATCAATAATGATAATATCTGCATCAGCCTCTACTCCTCTCTTCACAGCTTCAAAAGCCACTGCTGAAGGGTCTGTATTCATTCCTTTAGCTACAACTTCTACGCCTGTGCGTTCACCCCACATCTTCAACTGATCTACAGCTGCAGCTCTGAAGGTATCACCTGCTCCAAGAACAACTTTTTTACCATTTGCCTTGAACTTCGCAGAAAGTTTACCGATTGTAGTT
Coding sequences within:
- a CDS encoding outer membrane beta-barrel protein — translated: MMKRLVITLFILFSIQLSSQTFGQGAKTTLKIGGSAISYKGDLSPTFSDWQGAARAELNFNAHKDLNWGINLWYGQIAAGTSDALTGDVRPEMRFTNVRTTLLSTELFLGYQKFITKSLKAYARVGVGGMKYDPIGDIYRELGDGRILRDRNIKLRDVEVTRTENEEEYGRYAFTLPLGIGLSYTLPNGFGIDTQFRYINPFTDYLDNVSELGSVDGNDKLIEWNIALVIPLKYLSKTENTKYKQKLRKETLIRRR
- the ftsY gene encoding signal recognition particle-docking protein FtsY encodes the protein MGFFKKLFKGKEISQEEKQDLDKGLEKTRGSFFDKLSKAVAGKSKVDDDVLDNLEEILVTSDVGVDTTLKVIERIEARVEKDKYLNTEELNQILREEIAALMAENQSEDVEGFDIPEGKKPYVLMVVGVNGVGKTTTIGKLSAKFKANGKKVVLGAGDTFRAAAVDQLKMWGERTGVEVVAKGMNTDPSAVAFEAVKRGVEADADIIIIDTAGRLHTKVNLMNELSKIRRVMTKVIPDAPHEVMLVLDGSTGQNAVIQAREFTKATEVTSLAITKLDGTAKGGVVIGISDEFKIPVKYIGVGEGVDHLQAFNKAAFVDSLFKGGEATEK